In Bacteroides coprosuis DSM 18011, the following are encoded in one genomic region:
- a CDS encoding hypothetical protein (KEGG: stp:Strop_2172 EmrB/QacA family drug resistance transporter~SPTR: Putative uncharacterized protein;~IMG reference gene:2504107717), with product MKRLDSHVNLNTYLWFYIIFFYVGAILGFTAHPFFIVIPFAVLGGVIGLRRYYKPGKTANQIIFLPLYLFFLASLGACFYINHAFGEGNSWAICSICLLFLAFSGGYFFIKEKTLPDTSKME from the coding sequence ATGAAACGATTAGATTCGCACGTAAACCTCAATACCTATTTGTGGTTTTACATCATTTTCTTCTACGTTGGTGCAATTCTTGGCTTTACAGCTCATCCTTTCTTTATAGTAATACCCTTTGCTGTATTGGGAGGAGTGATAGGGCTGAGGAGGTACTACAAACCTGGTAAAACTGCCAATCAAATTATCTTTTTACCTCTATATCTTTTTTTCTTAGCGTCACTAGGAGCTTGCTTCTATATAAACCACGCTTTCGGAGAAGGTAATTCATGGGCTATATGCAGCATTTGTCTCTTGTTTTTGGCTTTTTCTGGTGGCTATTTCTTTATAAAAGAGAAAACTCTACCAGATACTTCAAAGATGGAGTGA
- a CDS encoding hypothetical protein (KEGG: cla:Cla_0809 cytochrome c biogenesis protein~SPTR: Cytochrome c biogenesis protein;~IMG reference gene:2504107718~PFAM: Phosphatidylinositolglycan class N (PIG-N)), giving the protein MHKVVIIALCSLILLLSILLISSFHLEQDFRYVAILGFVLSTLMGKWILFKKDTNKTLHSNLLMGILLYLAFLGFIGTQSYTLVLQNKWAMLPFGNNLIVVGFAFFAVIIAITTFFDIDKNKHEKNNIHA; this is encoded by the coding sequence ATGCATAAAGTAGTCATTATAGCTCTGTGCTCACTCATATTACTCCTATCTATTTTGCTTATCTCTAGCTTTCATTTGGAACAAGATTTTCGATATGTAGCCATCTTGGGTTTCGTACTTTCTACCCTTATGGGCAAATGGATTTTATTCAAAAAAGACACCAATAAAACACTTCACTCCAACCTATTAATGGGGATATTACTTTATCTTGCATTCCTTGGTTTTATAGGTACCCAAAGCTACACTTTAGTTCTTCAAAACAAATGGGCAATGCTCCCTTTTGGAAACAACCTGATAGTAGTGGGCTTTGCATTCTTTGCCGTCATCATAGCCATAACAACTTTTTTTGATATAGATAAAAATAAGCACGAAAAGAATAATATACACGCTTAA
- a CDS encoding hypothetical protein (KEGG: nam:NAMH_0752 hypothetical protein~SPTR: Sensory box histidine kinase;~IMG reference gene:2504107719) has product MHKIIIYLISITILLFSGRIFFITDDINQLFIAFMGVIMPLVLIKWLFKANPISEIFKNNKTLGIIFYLLTLSFLAIQTGILMSHYELITETFGFFNAVVGFGLFATTLLLLTSIDKVNKRWR; this is encoded by the coding sequence ATGCACAAAATTATTATTTACCTTATTAGTATTACCATACTACTTTTCTCGGGTAGAATATTTTTCATTACAGATGATATCAATCAACTTTTTATAGCCTTTATGGGTGTTATTATGCCTTTAGTGCTAATCAAGTGGCTTTTTAAAGCTAATCCCATCTCGGAGATATTTAAAAACAACAAAACACTCGGCATCATTTTTTATCTTTTGACATTGAGCTTTCTAGCGATTCAGACGGGCATACTTATGTCGCACTATGAGCTGATAACAGAAACTTTTGGGTTCTTTAATGCAGTGGTAGGTTTTGGTCTATTTGCCACTACTCTATTACTACTTACATCCATAGATAAGGTAAATAAACGTTGGAGATAA
- a CDS encoding transposase (KEGG: dfe:Dfer_4025 hypothetical protein~SPTR: Putative uncharacterized protein;~manually curated~IMG reference gene:2504107721~PFAM: Transposase), producing the protein MDHLQKQGGNIKKIIFVEKTKAMQDSQMLLEVVRLILPEEFLTYFKITKVTKVKDVITIFMDEFDSLPADRKGHKVESKGFLDPITIQDFPVRFKKVTLKVRRRKWYDSTTKEYLTNKYDLLAKGTHYSKEFAAFLKKNYLETYPVSARSLEPICHINGDSLERHYKEHLSSYKNWQMKDHAIEWLLFPENISPRLCIDETSMTNGDLYTILSNPNNKGKQGTIVAIIAGVQSEKIIQVLMKMPESLRQQVKEITLDMANSMNKIARVCFPKACRVIDRFHLQKLANEAVQEVRVKHRWEAIEEENQAIKQAKWEGKTYKPLTFSNGDTKKQLLARGRYLLFKSADKWSDKQKERAKILFAQYPSLKEAYSLSQGLRSIFNRKTIKDAARLSLAKWYNRVEQTAFQSFKSIAGTIYSHYDEILNFFNNRSTNAFAESFNAKLKAFRTQLRGVTDISFFLFRVTKLLLNKLSP; encoded by the exons ATGGATCACCTGCAAAAGCAGGGGGGGAACATCAAAAAGATTATCTTTGTAGAAAAAACAAAAGCTATGCAAGATTCTCAAATGTTACTCGAAGTAGTTCGCTTAATTTTACCAGAAGAGTTCCTTACTTATTTCAAGATTACCAAAGTGACTAAAGTAAAAGATGTTATTACCATTTTTATGGATGAGTTTGACTCTTTACCAGCTGATCGTAAAGGGCATAAAGTAGAATCTAAAGGCTTTCTAGACCCCATAACTATCCAAGACTTTCCCGTTCGTTTTAAGAAGGTTACTCTAAAAGTACGTCGTCGTAAGTGGTATGATTCTACAACGAAAGAATACTTGACTAACAAATATGACTTACTAGCAAAAGGAACGCATTACTCGAAGGAGTTTGCGGCTTTTTTAAAA AAGAATTACCTAGAGACATACCCCGTATCGGCCCGCTCTCTTGAGCCTATTTGCCATATTAATGGAGATTCTTTAGAGCGACATTATAAAGAGCACTTGAGTTCATATAAGAATTGGCAAATGAAAGATCATGCTATAGAGTGGCTTTTGTTTCCAGAGAACATTTCTCCACGGCTCTGTATCGATGAAACCTCTATGACCAATGGAGACTTATATACCATATTAAGTAATCCCAATAATAAAGGGAAACAGGGCACCATAGTCGCTATTATTGCTGGTGTTCAATCAGAAAAGATTATCCAGGTATTAATGAAGATGCCTGAGAGTTTAAGACAGCAAGTCAAGGAGATCACATTAGATATGGCTAATAGTATGAATAAAATAGCTCGAGTGTGTTTTCCTAAAGCCTGTCGAGTAATTGACCGATTCCATCTGCAAAAACTAGCCAATGAAGCAGTGCAAGAGGTACGAGTAAAACACAGATGGGAAGCCATAGAAGAAGAAAATCAAGCGATTAAACAAGCTAAATGGGAAGGTAAGACCTATAAACCTCTAACTTTTAGTAATGGAGACACAAAGAAACAATTACTAGCAAGAGGACGATATCTTCTTTTTAAATCTGCAGACAAATGGTCTGATAAGCAAAAAGAAAGAGCTAAGATTCTTTTTGCACAATACCCTTCATTAAAAGAAGCCTATAGCCTATCACAAGGGCTTCGCTCTATTTTTAATCGTAAAACAATTAAAGATGCAGCAAGACTTTCTCTTGCCAAATGGTATAATAGAGTAGAGCAAACTGCTTTTCAATCCTTTAAGAGTATTGCAGGAACCATCTATTCACATTATGATGAAATATTAAACTTCTTCAACAATCGATCAACAAATGCTTTTGCAGAGAGTTTTAACGCCAAACTAAAAGCCTTTAGAACTCAACTAAGAGGGGTTACAGATATTAGTTTCTTCCTATTTAGAGTGACTAAATTATTGCTTAATAAGTTATCCCCCTAG
- a CDS encoding transposase (KEGG: bvu:BVU_2881 hypothetical protein~SPTR: Putative uncharacterized protein;~manually curated~IMG reference gene:2504107722~PFAM: Transposase), which yields MKKKAIDYKDILSMFLPKGMLDYFDFTDYSDMGDYYIFSLEEKNSIPDEYSSLPLVSKGFYPTITVTDFPVRDRTVYLKIKRRRWEDKQTGKTYSRDWQLVADGTRITAEFGSFLKKSYIDNHEVSIKVVADFCHLKSKTLNDYYKEHLSGYRSWNQLSHADQYMYFKDNLGENISIDETSLSNGELYTIVTGKAGHGKHGTIIAMIKGTKADDVCRHLMKLPEGKRRMVKNVTLDMAGSMRQIAKRCFPCATQIIDRFHVQKLMQDALQELRVQYRWQAIEQENSNIKRAKAEKKKYIPPCFDNGDTIRQLLVRSRYLLFKSPDKWTDSQRIRAEILFKQFDDIKQFYYLTLQLGQIYSHNYDKNVARVKLALWFNKVEQWNYPQFNTVIETFKNHNDRILNFFENRLTNASAESFNAKLKSFRATFRGVDDVKFYLYRVMMLYA from the exons ATGAAAAAGAAAGCAATCGATTATAAGGATATATTGTCCATGTTCCTTCCCAAAGGCATGCTTGACTATTTTGATTTTACCGACTATTCAGACATGGGTGATTATTATATATTCTCTCTTGAAGAGAAAAATAGTATACCAGACGAATATTCAAGTCTTCCACTAGTTTCCAAAGGTTTTTATCCAACAATAACAGTTACAGATTTTCCTGTTCGTGACCGCACTGTATACTTAAAAATTAAACGCCGCAGATGGGAGGATAAGCAAACTGGTAAGACATACAGCAGGGACTGGCAATTGGTTGCAGACGGGACTAGGATAACAGCCGAGTTCGGTTCTTTTTTAAAA AAGAGTTACATTGACAATCATGAAGTTAGTATAAAAGTAGTAGCCGACTTTTGCCATCTAAAGTCAAAGACACTTAACGATTACTACAAGGAACATCTAAGTGGTTATCGTTCTTGGAATCAGCTCTCTCATGCTGATCAGTACATGTATTTCAAAGACAATTTAGGTGAGAATATATCGATTGACGAAACATCTCTGAGCAACGGAGAGTTATACACCATTGTAACGGGTAAGGCTGGTCATGGTAAGCATGGCACGATTATAGCTATGATAAAGGGAACAAAGGCTGACGACGTATGCAGGCATCTGATGAAGTTGCCAGAAGGAAAACGCAGGATGGTCAAGAATGTTACACTCGACATGGCCGGAAGTATGAGACAGATAGCTAAGAGATGCTTTCCTTGTGCTACACAGATCATAGACCGCTTTCATGTACAAAAGCTGATGCAGGATGCATTGCAGGAGCTGCGCGTGCAATATCGTTGGCAAGCTATTGAGCAGGAGAACTCAAATATAAAAAGAGCAAAGGCAGAAAAGAAAAAATATATACCTCCATGTTTTGATAATGGCGATACCATAAGACAGCTTCTTGTGCGCAGCAGATATCTACTATTCAAAAGTCCAGATAAATGGACAGACTCCCAAAGAATAAGGGCTGAGATACTCTTTAAGCAGTTTGACGACATAAAACAATTCTATTACTTGACTTTACAACTTGGACAGATATACTCACATAACTACGATAAAAATGTTGCCAGGGTAAAGCTTGCACTGTGGTTTAATAAGGTAGAGCAGTGGAATTATCCTCAGTTCAATACGGTAATAGAAACCTTTAAAAATCACAATGATAGGATATTAAATTTCTTTGAAAACAGACTCACCAATGCTTCAGCTGAATCTTTCAATGCCAAACTTAAATCTTTCAGAGCTACATTCAGAGGAGTAGATGATGTAAAGTTCTATCTGTATAGAGTGATGATGCTATACGCTTAA
- a CDS encoding AbgT transporter (COGs: COG2978 Putative p-aminobenzoyl-glutamate transporter~InterPro IPR004697~KEGG: bfr:BF2234 putative efflux pump component protein~PFAM: AbgT putative transporter~SPTR: Putative uncharacterized protein;~IMG reference gene:2504107724~PFAM: AbgT putative transporter family~TIGRFAM: p-Aminobenzoyl-glutamate transporter family), with translation MRNKTRRVHPATLFFLLTIGLIFLVWLMDIYGVSVFNPHTGKYLRVQSLLNAEGARWLMRNSITNFSAFAPVGMVVVSLLGIGVAEDSGFLNALSHQLTRLKWKPRWGLLIMILLGILSNVVGDAGYVFLVPLMALLAPRLGIHPVVAIMVTFVSVACGYSANWMLSSMDPLLARITQDVSSGLTPQNFNSGPYANYFFMFGSTLFLTPVIYWVAKKTLIPKLEEKGMVQELEEFKELAHREKRSLNIAALIGLTFLFLIGWLTFSSLGLFRGVSGELVRSPFIMGALMILSLSLGIMGVVYGLSSGKYKRDVDVVMGLTSGIRVLSIYFVIAFFAAQFFACLTYTQLDQLIVLFFGHLTASVAVDNPTWALLLFIIYCAWVNLIMVSALGKWVLISPIFIPLFWAMGISPDVVQTAFRVGDSATNVVTPFLYYCPFILALLHRYIPRVSFGFIFSNTWKFSVVILIAWALFFLVWFKLGIPFGV, from the coding sequence ATGAGGAATAAAACCCGAAGAGTACATCCTGCAACTTTGTTTTTCTTATTAACCATAGGCTTGATCTTCTTGGTTTGGCTGATGGATATTTATGGGGTGAGTGTTTTCAATCCTCATACTGGGAAATACTTGCGTGTTCAGAGTTTGCTGAATGCTGAGGGAGCTCGTTGGCTAATGCGCAACTCAATAACCAATTTTAGTGCATTTGCTCCTGTGGGCATGGTTGTGGTATCACTCTTAGGTATAGGTGTAGCCGAAGATTCAGGCTTCCTCAATGCATTGTCTCATCAACTGACTCGATTGAAATGGAAGCCTCGTTGGGGACTTCTAATTATGATTTTACTGGGTATTTTATCCAATGTGGTAGGAGATGCAGGTTATGTATTTCTTGTTCCTTTGATGGCTCTTCTCGCACCCCGATTGGGTATTCATCCTGTTGTAGCCATCATGGTTACTTTTGTTTCCGTAGCTTGTGGGTATAGTGCCAACTGGATGCTAAGTTCGATGGACCCTCTATTGGCTCGTATCACCCAAGATGTTTCTTCAGGGCTAACGCCACAAAACTTTAATTCAGGACCTTATGCCAATTACTTCTTTATGTTTGGTTCTACCCTTTTTCTGACTCCCGTGATTTATTGGGTTGCAAAAAAAACACTGATACCGAAGTTGGAAGAGAAAGGTATGGTACAAGAGCTTGAAGAATTTAAAGAACTAGCTCATCGTGAAAAGCGATCCTTGAATATTGCTGCACTCATCGGCCTTACTTTCTTATTCTTAATTGGCTGGCTCACGTTCTCCTCTTTAGGGCTATTTAGAGGAGTGAGTGGAGAGTTGGTGCGTTCCCCTTTTATTATGGGAGCCTTAATGATTCTGTCGTTGAGTTTAGGAATTATGGGCGTAGTATATGGGTTGAGTTCGGGTAAATATAAGCGAGATGTAGATGTAGTGATGGGTCTAACCTCGGGTATTAGAGTGCTAAGTATCTATTTTGTGATTGCCTTTTTTGCAGCACAGTTCTTTGCGTGCCTCACTTATACTCAGCTCGACCAATTAATTGTCTTATTTTTTGGACATCTTACAGCCTCTGTTGCTGTCGATAATCCTACTTGGGCCTTACTCCTTTTTATAATATATTGTGCTTGGGTAAACCTCATTATGGTTTCTGCACTGGGTAAGTGGGTATTGATTTCTCCCATCTTTATCCCTTTGTTTTGGGCTATGGGCATCTCTCCAGATGTTGTACAAACAGCCTTTCGGGTAGGAGATAGTGCTACAAACGTAGTAACCCCTTTTCTTTATTACTGTCCTTTTATTTTAGCCTTACTCCATAGATATATCCCTAGAGTAAGCTTTGGCTTCATCTTCTCCAACACTTGGAAGTTCTCCGTTGTTATCTTGATAGCATGGGCGCTATTCTTCCTTGTTTGGTTCAAACTAGGCATTCCATTTGGAGTTTAA
- a CDS encoding response regulator receiver protein (COGs: COG2197 Response regulator containing a CheY-like receiver domain and an HTH DNA-binding domain~InterPro IPR001789~KEGG: bfs:BF2282 putative two component system response regulator~PFAM: Signal transduction response regulator, receiver domain~SMART: Signal transduction response regulator, receiver domain~SPTR: Probable two-component system response regulator;~IMG reference gene:2504107725~PFAM: Response regulator receiver domain) — translation MKEEKQFKVIIVEDVQLELKGTEQIFKHEIPTAEVIGTAMNEEEFWKLMQTEVPDMVLLDLGLGGSTTVGVEICRKLSKEYPKVRVLIFTGEVLNEKLWVDVLEAGADGIILKTGELLTKTDVEAVIDGKQLVFNLPILSRIVERFKQSVISDYKRQEAVIGYDIDEYDERFLRHLALGYTKEMIANLKAMPFGVKSLEKRQSDLIARLFSDEERVVGINATRLVVRALELRILDIDNLEPDEE, via the coding sequence ATGAAAGAAGAAAAACAATTTAAAGTGATTATCGTAGAAGATGTCCAACTTGAGCTTAAAGGAACTGAGCAGATCTTCAAACACGAAATACCTACTGCCGAAGTAATCGGTACGGCCATGAACGAAGAAGAATTCTGGAAACTGATGCAAACTGAAGTTCCCGATATGGTATTGCTCGATTTAGGTTTGGGTGGTTCTACCACAGTAGGGGTAGAGATTTGTAGAAAGCTGTCCAAGGAATATCCTAAAGTGCGAGTACTGATCTTTACTGGAGAGGTACTCAATGAAAAATTGTGGGTAGACGTGTTAGAGGCAGGAGCCGATGGTATCATCTTGAAAACTGGAGAACTCCTAACCAAGACCGATGTTGAGGCTGTGATAGATGGCAAACAGCTAGTCTTTAATTTACCCATTCTTTCCCGTATTGTAGAGCGGTTTAAACAATCTGTGATAAGCGATTACAAGCGTCAAGAGGCTGTAATAGGTTATGATATTGATGAATATGATGAACGATTCCTTCGCCATCTGGCTTTAGGTTATACCAAAGAGATGATAGCGAATTTAAAAGCAATGCCTTTTGGTGTAAAATCTTTAGAGAAAAGACAATCTGATTTGATTGCTCGTCTGTTTTCTGATGAAGAAAGAGTAGTGGGTATCAATGCTACCCGTTTGGTAGTACGTGCCCTTGAGTTAAGAATTTTAGATATAGATAATTTAGAACCCGATGAGGAATAA